From the genome of Pelobacter propionicus DSM 2379, one region includes:
- a CDS encoding eCIS core domain-containing protein: MKRFAQRQSPMLKAVQAKRTSAAMRSRTTHERQAEDASHRFVAGELGLSRFLTPAPAAGFTLPSSPGEPLATGIRTELEHAFGADLSAVRIHRDESAAAAARALHAKAFTSAGHIFFSPGGYNHASEEGRRLLSHEVGHVLQQTAVAGHNGRHCVQQRVGVGDVQCQDDLLKGFDVGLTRIESYFSDVVSLLQPAKERLTDVDTVIRFHESRSSDASVKAEAALLRKAIAGKSDAAAAQAIEDAYALSNKGTSSSVLRHLYFDLFKAVGNFDAAAGVFGADPPPNTTALPLYAYYAAKMRATDASWVVRYLENHPVGKKYYPWMVVQVMKMNFYGPTRGTLNLDPQMRFNETIDAALREAHGREPLRAGEKEFLALGALRVFDALRKLPFRVLLYKLRKVKSRQIIASEMIKLISAFTDPAYLPRLATIAGSEPEVIVLAASVGPKVAKAAKQAAEYWARMESLFKRIFPGDTKSEEKEHADELREQLPKRWQSIKEVRPVEQKLISAVRQAFALPGGALPTPAQYRTCLLAGVRQLDMTAYFVDSFLPGMLKKALTETEETETLPPELVAGLALKLIWELRDHVAQYKPPAAKDESERILARDSALKHRVEMAKLLFTFATWFGMEQLKVAAARVALGRELGLKKSYIALLGDFERRNTGDLRSDLEQFRQQFPTRFAGFPLTGSQLVDFTYALYYGSLADTLNDLLNTADSTTGTRERRFDLQRSVINEAMSGLKDFHPPQRFSVPPENVIRYIADSDAKDVSKIVSPDHPVVKKLYALATADDVIVTPMEREAHRGGYVMWIVPGMSKLVERLAIIPEVLNLKLKNGEAVGEPNLKNPWPWLKRLQEAIGLKGANVPDFAGFVRGELDSEWNRLALQLRRSTSNRRRSFLPRIKKTLTAYDTSDLKRRLNTMFKPSEAVELILMFAGEVQPAQDQELQATALMLELADLLYAKLGPQKVLLGLAELRGTERLDVVLPLYELLVGAAVYGKNPANRAELGRVMLAVNVGDLGGRVKKLEALAEQFKKTAEEFQQQTVLGGSAARNQLFVPDRGYPVSAGDASAMFTVNGITYTLEAVLKDFQFIPGLAGGISGIAWSDAKSLGASKLKDGDGQKDLSPTGEPLLRIRRTVGEGSEQEVVVRDTDDRLLSELTYAVHMQVVMRQLGDLKVVLEESASFITLGLQVAFPELAGPMAAAEVTGAVMQFVSSPEYGQLKQALDGDVGKLFDQAVTRLKKTLTVEALWDFLLFGMKPSWATVLSPVGVFSRQKRFAHTGSPESGRSALRIFSRIAHAGVGIAQGVDRLHDTFTVPVRKTALWVQGTPWVALVLRTIVNNLYRLQLLNLRELDPTASATDLLVQVQDLYRRVDELIATLSAYHLPDEIIPMNELVLFGMDLFADHLPLKYRAAMKARKLPGIDKAWAKLGELVAKEFKQAGIDPNVVWRTTIRGHMDPYLHAAARDIASEMHGIISGVPFLTGLSPIMPQQVSMGFSGDEFPETPELQLKAVPGAMAGTVAGPWPTGHGMPLPAGQHERFARGFGHDFSHVRLHRGETVDHALGRINATAATSGSHVYLDSGVSTSSGEGEEVVRHELTHVLQQTGPRPLGMRHDSRPVDGRAGRGVRVERGAEAEADTLARATGLPSGSPRSITPCGPIGVQLALKDIVVKFFGEMGDPAKLIEHVEKNVTIPADAAKLAAAADAIKDSLGERLVDALAAAGKQGSVVKFSTLFREKEIQGDLIAHMLKNRLKREVVKGEVRNLISASISGKKPAKGKSSSKPQQEVFTLDIGGLEVLLEEYLFARTGVNVDVEFNLEKAAGGGKPTKKIDASHPFSLLKLNHLHLPMLGGDHSLWDYFITNSFPKIPADKRPLYQAKSRLALLGLKPGPGIYEKKKIKGKTVLAFSKKVRDLVEEYVNPPIGKALPSDKIPPWSEYVKTDPQSAVGIHGQIGLRLGFYNQRKAPGNQYGEDRASHHTVQYLLLEYLDNAKGNYRPFPHKLCLYPNIDPSGSRVKALTSEPGKRGDRIEIGNNMPDRGGTMPAILIAKHTHQLGNVHISAKADEDEGGASQGAAVHGDFLKHLGPYAAIVSGTSDEGLKAIKAASNPTGSGETIVTPKIPEVGNVPVTEEMLSTAIFTAACTTYTEMRTTMLKKLMAALNREEMDYYTSAVMSATESKFFNISGTTREPMSDYKPTALASGFEAEVKKHTEKTLQSGTFGFKEM; encoded by the coding sequence ATGAAGCGATTTGCCCAGCGCCAAAGCCCCATGCTCAAGGCTGTCCAGGCCAAACGGACATCCGCGGCGATGCGCAGCCGGACTACCCACGAGCGCCAGGCCGAGGATGCGTCACATCGTTTCGTGGCAGGCGAACTCGGGCTCTCCCGCTTTCTTACCCCGGCTCCGGCGGCCGGTTTTACCCTCCCTTCCAGCCCGGGCGAACCCTTGGCCACCGGGATTCGTACCGAGCTGGAACATGCCTTTGGCGCCGATCTCTCGGCGGTGCGGATTCACCGGGACGAGTCTGCGGCGGCAGCTGCCCGAGCGCTTCATGCCAAAGCATTTACGTCGGCAGGGCATATCTTCTTCTCTCCCGGCGGGTATAACCATGCCAGCGAGGAGGGGCGTCGACTGTTGTCCCATGAAGTGGGCCATGTGCTGCAGCAGACCGCGGTTGCTGGCCACAATGGCCGGCACTGTGTCCAGCAGAGGGTTGGCGTCGGTGATGTGCAGTGCCAGGACGACCTGCTCAAAGGGTTCGATGTCGGTCTGACCCGCATCGAAAGTTATTTCTCCGATGTCGTGTCCCTGCTGCAACCGGCAAAGGAGCGGCTCACCGACGTCGATACCGTCATACGCTTTCATGAATCGCGCAGCAGCGACGCATCGGTAAAGGCCGAGGCGGCTCTTCTGCGGAAAGCCATTGCCGGCAAAAGCGATGCCGCGGCCGCTCAGGCCATCGAAGATGCCTATGCCCTGTCGAATAAGGGGACGTCTTCAAGCGTTCTTCGCCACCTCTATTTCGATCTCTTCAAGGCTGTGGGGAATTTTGATGCCGCAGCTGGTGTTTTCGGTGCCGATCCCCCGCCGAACACGACCGCCCTGCCGCTCTATGCCTACTATGCAGCCAAGATGCGCGCCACTGACGCATCATGGGTGGTCCGTTATCTGGAGAACCATCCGGTTGGGAAGAAGTACTACCCCTGGATGGTCGTGCAGGTCATGAAGATGAATTTCTACGGCCCGACGCGGGGAACGCTGAATCTCGATCCACAGATGCGTTTCAACGAAACCATCGACGCCGCACTGAGGGAGGCGCACGGGCGGGAACCGTTGAGGGCCGGCGAAAAGGAGTTCCTGGCCCTCGGTGCATTGCGCGTTTTCGACGCACTACGAAAATTGCCGTTCCGGGTTCTGCTGTACAAATTGCGCAAGGTGAAGAGCAGGCAGATCATTGCCAGTGAGATGATCAAGCTGATTTCGGCTTTCACCGATCCGGCCTATCTGCCCCGACTTGCCACAATTGCCGGTTCCGAGCCCGAAGTAATCGTCCTTGCCGCCTCCGTGGGTCCCAAGGTTGCCAAAGCCGCGAAGCAGGCTGCTGAATACTGGGCACGAATGGAATCCCTCTTCAAGCGGATCTTCCCCGGAGACACCAAAAGCGAGGAGAAAGAACACGCCGACGAACTCCGGGAGCAGCTGCCGAAACGCTGGCAGTCGATCAAGGAAGTGCGGCCTGTCGAGCAGAAATTGATCAGTGCGGTACGTCAAGCCTTTGCCCTTCCCGGTGGCGCTCTCCCCACACCGGCGCAGTATCGTACCTGCCTGTTGGCCGGCGTCCGCCAGTTGGACATGACGGCGTATTTTGTCGATTCGTTCCTGCCGGGGATGCTGAAAAAAGCATTGACAGAGACGGAGGAGACAGAGACGTTGCCGCCTGAACTCGTTGCCGGCCTTGCCCTGAAGCTGATTTGGGAATTGCGCGACCATGTGGCGCAGTACAAACCTCCGGCGGCAAAAGATGAGAGCGAGCGCATCCTTGCCCGCGACAGCGCGCTGAAACATCGCGTGGAGATGGCGAAACTGCTTTTCACGTTTGCCACCTGGTTCGGCATGGAACAACTGAAGGTTGCCGCGGCACGAGTGGCGCTGGGGCGAGAACTCGGCCTAAAAAAGAGCTACATCGCCCTGCTGGGAGATTTTGAGCGGCGGAATACGGGCGATCTGCGAAGCGACCTCGAACAGTTCCGGCAGCAGTTTCCGACCCGATTCGCCGGTTTCCCCCTCACCGGCAGCCAGCTGGTCGATTTCACCTATGCCCTCTATTACGGTTCGCTGGCAGATACGTTGAACGACCTGCTCAATACGGCCGATTCGACAACCGGCACCCGTGAGCGACGTTTCGATCTGCAACGTTCCGTCATAAACGAGGCGATGAGTGGCCTGAAAGATTTCCACCCGCCGCAGCGTTTCAGCGTACCTCCCGAGAACGTGATCCGGTACATTGCCGACAGTGATGCGAAAGATGTCAGCAAGATTGTTTCGCCGGATCATCCGGTTGTCAAAAAGTTGTATGCCCTTGCCACGGCCGATGATGTCATCGTTACTCCCATGGAGCGGGAAGCCCACCGCGGCGGATACGTGATGTGGATCGTGCCGGGGATGTCGAAACTTGTTGAACGTCTTGCGATCATTCCCGAGGTGCTCAACCTGAAACTCAAAAACGGCGAGGCAGTTGGCGAACCTAATCTCAAAAACCCGTGGCCGTGGTTGAAGCGCCTTCAAGAGGCGATCGGGCTCAAAGGGGCCAATGTCCCCGATTTCGCCGGTTTTGTCAGGGGGGAACTGGACTCGGAATGGAACCGGCTTGCGCTCCAGTTGCGCCGGTCAACCAGCAACCGGAGACGCTCATTTCTTCCCCGTATCAAAAAGACCTTGACGGCATACGACACAAGCGATTTGAAACGTCGCCTCAACACGATGTTCAAGCCGTCGGAAGCGGTTGAACTGATCCTGATGTTTGCCGGAGAGGTGCAGCCGGCACAGGATCAGGAGTTACAGGCTACTGCCCTGATGCTTGAACTGGCTGATCTCCTGTACGCCAAGCTTGGCCCGCAGAAAGTTTTGCTCGGTTTGGCCGAACTCCGGGGGACCGAGCGTCTGGATGTTGTGCTCCCCTTGTACGAATTGCTTGTCGGTGCCGCGGTGTATGGAAAGAATCCCGCCAATCGCGCCGAGTTGGGGCGGGTAATGCTTGCGGTCAATGTCGGAGACCTGGGTGGCCGGGTGAAAAAGCTGGAGGCGTTGGCGGAGCAGTTCAAGAAGACGGCGGAGGAGTTTCAGCAGCAGACCGTTCTGGGGGGGAGCGCGGCGCGGAACCAGTTGTTCGTCCCCGACCGGGGATATCCGGTTTCGGCCGGCGATGCCTCGGCGATGTTTACGGTCAACGGCATTACCTACACCCTTGAGGCGGTTCTGAAGGATTTTCAGTTCATTCCCGGCCTTGCGGGTGGGATCAGCGGCATTGCCTGGTCCGATGCCAAGAGCCTCGGCGCATCGAAACTGAAAGACGGAGACGGTCAAAAGGACCTTTCGCCCACGGGAGAGCCGCTTCTCAGGATTCGCCGCACGGTGGGGGAAGGAAGTGAGCAGGAGGTCGTCGTCAGGGATACGGATGATCGATTGTTGTCCGAGCTTACCTATGCCGTTCACATGCAGGTTGTCATGCGCCAACTGGGGGATCTGAAGGTGGTGCTGGAGGAGTCGGCCAGTTTTATCACCCTGGGGTTGCAAGTCGCTTTTCCTGAACTGGCCGGACCCATGGCGGCCGCAGAGGTTACCGGGGCGGTCATGCAGTTCGTATCAAGTCCCGAATACGGGCAGCTGAAACAGGCTCTCGATGGCGATGTGGGAAAGCTGTTCGATCAGGCCGTTACCCGACTCAAGAAAACGCTTACGGTGGAAGCGCTCTGGGATTTCCTGCTGTTCGGCATGAAGCCTTCCTGGGCAACTGTCCTCTCTCCGGTGGGGGTGTTTTCGCGACAGAAACGGTTTGCTCACACCGGGTCGCCGGAGAGCGGCCGGTCGGCACTCAGGATATTCAGCCGCATTGCCCATGCCGGGGTTGGGATTGCCCAGGGGGTTGACCGGCTGCATGACACATTCACCGTGCCGGTACGGAAAACGGCGCTCTGGGTACAGGGGACACCGTGGGTGGCGCTTGTGCTGCGCACCATCGTCAACAACCTCTATCGTCTGCAACTCCTCAACCTGCGCGAGCTTGATCCAACCGCATCCGCCACCGACCTCCTTGTCCAGGTCCAGGATCTCTACCGGCGCGTGGACGAACTTATTGCCACCCTCTCCGCGTATCATCTACCGGACGAGATCATCCCCATGAACGAACTGGTACTGTTCGGCATGGACCTGTTCGCCGATCATCTGCCGCTGAAATACCGGGCAGCCATGAAGGCGCGCAAGCTGCCTGGTATCGACAAGGCGTGGGCAAAGCTGGGGGAATTGGTGGCCAAGGAGTTCAAGCAGGCGGGGATCGATCCGAACGTTGTCTGGCGCACCACCATTCGCGGTCATATGGATCCCTATCTGCATGCCGCCGCCAGGGACATCGCCTCGGAAATGCACGGAATCATCAGCGGAGTCCCTTTTCTCACAGGTTTGTCACCCATCATGCCGCAGCAGGTCAGCATGGGATTTTCCGGCGATGAGTTCCCCGAAACCCCGGAACTTCAGCTAAAAGCAGTTCCGGGGGCGATGGCCGGTACAGTTGCTGGGCCCTGGCCCACAGGGCACGGCATGCCGCTCCCTGCGGGCCAGCACGAGCGATTTGCCCGTGGCTTCGGTCACGACTTTTCCCATGTGCGTCTCCATCGTGGGGAAACGGTGGATCATGCGCTGGGACGAATCAATGCCACTGCCGCCACATCCGGAAGCCACGTCTATCTGGATTCGGGAGTTTCCACCTCCAGTGGCGAAGGGGAAGAGGTTGTTCGCCACGAACTTACACATGTGTTGCAGCAGACCGGTCCGCGCCCCCTGGGTATGCGTCACGACAGCAGGCCGGTAGATGGGCGTGCCGGCCGGGGCGTCAGGGTTGAGCGCGGAGCCGAGGCCGAAGCGGATACCCTTGCCAGGGCAACCGGTTTGCCGTCCGGAAGTCCCCGCAGCATTACCCCGTGCGGCCCCATCGGTGTGCAACTGGCTCTCAAGGATATCGTGGTGAAGTTTTTCGGCGAGATGGGCGATCCGGCCAAGTTGATCGAACATGTTGAAAAAAATGTAACGATTCCGGCGGACGCGGCGAAACTCGCGGCGGCGGCCGACGCTATCAAGGATTCCCTGGGTGAACGGCTTGTCGATGCCCTTGCCGCGGCCGGCAAGCAGGGATCGGTGGTAAAATTCTCGACGCTGTTCCGTGAGAAGGAGATCCAGGGAGACCTCATAGCCCATATGCTCAAGAACCGGTTGAAGCGGGAGGTTGTCAAAGGGGAAGTGCGTAACCTGATCAGCGCCTCCATTTCCGGGAAAAAGCCGGCAAAAGGCAAGTCCTCGTCAAAGCCGCAACAGGAAGTCTTCACCCTGGATATTGGAGGGTTGGAGGTGCTGCTGGAAGAGTATCTCTTTGCCCGTACCGGTGTGAACGTCGATGTGGAGTTCAACCTGGAGAAGGCGGCCGGGGGAGGGAAGCCGACAAAGAAGATTGATGCGTCCCACCCCTTTTCGCTGCTCAAACTGAACCACCTCCACCTTCCCATGCTCGGTGGCGACCACTCGCTGTGGGACTATTTCATCACCAACAGTTTTCCGAAGATCCCTGCCGACAAACGCCCCCTTTACCAGGCCAAATCGCGTCTTGCCCTGCTCGGACTGAAACCCGGTCCGGGGATCTACGAGAAAAAAAAGATCAAGGGGAAGACGGTCCTCGCGTTTTCCAAGAAGGTCCGGGACCTGGTGGAGGAATATGTCAATCCCCCCATTGGCAAGGCGTTGCCGTCGGACAAGATCCCACCCTGGTCCGAGTATGTAAAGACCGATCCCCAATCCGCCGTCGGCATCCATGGCCAGATAGGGCTGCGGCTCGGATTCTACAATCAGCGAAAAGCGCCCGGCAATCAGTATGGGGAGGACCGGGCATCGCACCACACGGTCCAGTATCTGCTGCTGGAGTACCTCGATAATGCCAAGGGGAATTATCGTCCGTTCCCCCACAAGCTCTGTCTGTATCCCAATATCGATCCGAGCGGGAGCAGGGTGAAGGCACTCACCAGCGAGCCGGGGAAACGTGGCGATCGTATCGAGATCGGTAACAACATGCCTGATCGCGGCGGCACCATGCCGGCCATTCTGATTGCCAAGCATACGCACCAGTTGGGCAACGTGCATATTTCTGCAAAAGCGGACGAGGATGAGGGGGGTGCCAGTCAGGGGGCCGCCGTCCATGGCGACTTTTTGAAGCACCTTGGCCCCTATGCGGCGATTGTGAGCGGCACGAGCGATGAAGGCCTCAAGGCGATCAAGGCGGCCTCTAACCCAACCGGTTCGGGAGAAACGATCGTCACACCCAAGATCCCCGAGGTGGGAAACGTACCGGTTACCGAAGAGATGCTGAGCACGGCCATATTCACCGCCGCCTGCACGACGTATACGGAGATGCGTACTACCATGTTGAAGAAACTCATGGCAGCGTTGAATCGTGAGGAAATGGATTACTACACCTCAGCGGTGATGAGTGCTACCGAATCGAAATTTTTCAATATCAGCGGTACGACGCGGGAGCCTATGTCGGACTACAAACCCACGGCACTAGCCTCAGGATTCGAGGCAGAGGTGAAAAAGCACACCGAAAAAACGTTGCAGTCAGGTACCTTCGGCTTCAAGGAGATG
- a CDS encoding ATP-binding protein has translation MRARLDREGRGERAAWQALVTGLYTPGPRPDDPPADGRLSQLAELFGLSPLECDAIALLWVLAFAPELRRELFLNHSCGEVTPLMVSGLFGHPPRVRLPSEGASLAWRILEEHGLLDGNAALSLDPRIISWLEGDRELDRDLVGRVSIVAPAAELPSWPVEHTAARIRSGLRQGMRWRIMLETEDRVAGECFAACVARDLSLPLMGIGKGVLEGEEGRELAIRVQRQAFLDRVALLAESGDAAEFGRGEMVPFPVQFVIAGTPLAPLKGVNDLPIPLAAPSADERLELWLNALPEAASWPGAQLRELAERHELQLGEILNLAATTPPDAATAGRRLRLSPTDDLNGLAQKLDSNFRWEDLVLPPPVEDRLREIAFEARERGRLWAESEARRLYPQGRGLVALFAGPPGTGKTMAAQVIATELGLDLLRIDLSAVLSKWVGETAQHLQRILSARSSRRSLLFFDEADALYGKRVENVRDAQDRFANMDVSHLMVALENYDGIVLLATNLKANIDPAFIRRIRHIVDFPRPDAVARLLIWNNAVGALFGAEQTDLLADDLKRVATIQATGAQIKNAALSALFVSRRAGSGPDARLLGRILARELAKDGAGLSERDLDEVLEGGS, from the coding sequence ATGAGGGCCAGGCTGGACAGGGAAGGCCGGGGGGAGCGCGCCGCATGGCAGGCGCTGGTCACCGGTCTGTACACGCCCGGCCCCCGGCCGGATGATCCGCCCGCGGATGGTCGCCTCTCCCAGTTGGCCGAGCTCTTCGGGCTCTCCCCCCTGGAATGCGACGCCATCGCCCTGCTCTGGGTGCTGGCATTTGCACCGGAGCTGCGCCGGGAGCTTTTCCTGAACCATAGCTGCGGAGAGGTGACGCCCCTGATGGTGTCGGGGCTCTTCGGTCACCCGCCGCGGGTGCGCCTGCCCAGCGAGGGGGCCTCACTGGCCTGGCGCATCCTGGAGGAGCATGGGCTGTTGGACGGCAATGCAGCACTCTCACTGGATCCGCGCATCATCAGCTGGCTGGAGGGGGATCGCGAACTTGACCGGGATCTGGTTGGTCGGGTCAGCATCGTTGCCCCGGCTGCCGAGCTCCCCTCATGGCCGGTGGAGCACACGGCGGCCAGGATCAGGAGCGGTCTGCGCCAGGGGATGCGCTGGCGGATTATGCTGGAGACGGAGGACCGGGTGGCTGGCGAATGTTTCGCGGCCTGCGTGGCCCGTGACCTCTCCCTCCCGCTGATGGGGATCGGGAAAGGCGTCCTGGAGGGTGAGGAAGGGAGGGAACTGGCCATCAGGGTGCAGCGCCAGGCCTTTCTGGATCGGGTTGCCCTGCTGGCCGAATCGGGCGATGCCGCGGAATTCGGCAGGGGAGAGATGGTCCCGTTCCCGGTCCAGTTCGTTATCGCCGGTACTCCCCTTGCCCCCCTGAAGGGGGTGAATGACCTGCCTATCCCGCTCGCCGCCCCCTCTGCCGACGAGCGGCTGGAGCTCTGGCTCAACGCACTGCCGGAGGCAGCCTCCTGGCCCGGGGCACAGCTCAGGGAACTGGCCGAACGCCATGAGCTCCAGCTGGGCGAGATCCTGAACCTGGCCGCAACCACACCTCCCGACGCGGCCACCGCTGGCCGGCGTCTGCGACTCTCCCCGACAGACGACCTGAACGGGCTGGCCCAGAAGCTCGACAGCAACTTCCGCTGGGAGGATCTTGTGCTGCCCCCTCCCGTGGAAGATCGCCTGCGGGAGATCGCCTTCGAGGCCCGCGAACGCGGCAGGCTCTGGGCCGAGTCCGAGGCGCGGCGGCTCTATCCCCAGGGGCGTGGCCTGGTGGCGCTGTTCGCCGGGCCGCCGGGAACCGGCAAGACCATGGCAGCCCAGGTTATCGCAACGGAACTGGGGCTGGACCTGCTGCGCATCGACCTGTCGGCAGTGCTCAGCAAGTGGGTGGGCGAGACGGCCCAGCACCTGCAGAGGATCCTCTCCGCACGCTCCAGCAGGCGGAGTCTGCTCTTCTTCGACGAGGCCGACGCCTTGTACGGTAAACGGGTGGAGAACGTGCGCGACGCCCAGGACCGTTTCGCCAACATGGATGTGAGCCACCTGATGGTTGCTCTGGAGAATTATGATGGCATCGTGCTCCTGGCCACCAACCTGAAGGCCAACATCGATCCCGCCTTCATCCGCCGCATCCGCCATATCGTGGATTTCCCCCGCCCCGATGCCGTTGCCCGGCTGCTGATCTGGAACAACGCCGTCGGCGCGCTCTTCGGCGCCGAGCAGACTGACCTGCTGGCGGACGATCTGAAACGGGTGGCAACCATCCAGGCCACCGGGGCCCAGATCAAAAACGCCGCCCTGTCGGCCCTGTTCGTCTCCCGACGCGCCGGGAGCGGGCCGGATGCCCGGCTCCTGGGGCGGATCCTGGCGCGGGAACTGGCCAAGGACGGGGCCGGGCTCTCGGAGCGCGACCTTGACGAGGTCCTGGAGGGGGGGTCATGA
- a CDS encoding DUF4255 domain-containing protein, with protein MALLNISLITRTILSLLDTRLPRYQEWPSGATLIASPAPPDLVTGDHALSFYLYHIREDPHTKSQDWQVDDAVPLRYLPMGITLNYVLCPRSSATGIDDRTYNDQLLMGLALKTLHDYPVIDDSTTVETAGSPRLVMPPALRGRGNRLRILLRPTPVEEASTYWQAGTQAARLAAYYEVSAALIEPDEPRVRRNRVLSVGVHTFLRGLPVIDRTSNRVSFTLPEESAPRELEFSPAEVPFGGIFEIAGSELKGDFTRLLINHRDFVDPVEADASWNLTSNGSLLTATARPQAGSQAILPGLYGVTVRTTVRRTLPDASRRDFDSDSNEFPLAIVPPILDVQFSAGVGIIRVDGFDPSAINGAELMLFIGSDRMERVTGSPGPGQFLASPPDRISFRLPPGVLPGSWIPLRLIVRSSESAPLWVLAP; from the coding sequence ATGGCTCTTCTCAACATCAGCCTGATAACCCGCACGATCCTTTCACTGCTGGATACGCGGCTCCCCCGCTACCAGGAGTGGCCCAGCGGCGCGACGCTGATCGCATCCCCGGCTCCGCCCGACCTGGTGACCGGCGACCATGCCCTCAGTTTCTATCTCTACCACATCAGGGAAGACCCCCACACCAAGTCCCAGGACTGGCAGGTGGATGATGCCGTCCCCCTGCGCTACCTTCCCATGGGGATCACCCTTAACTATGTGCTCTGTCCCCGCAGCAGCGCCACCGGCATCGACGACCGCACCTACAACGATCAGCTGCTGATGGGGCTTGCGCTCAAGACCCTGCATGACTATCCGGTCATCGACGACAGCACCACCGTGGAGACGGCCGGTTCCCCCCGTCTGGTCATGCCGCCGGCCCTGCGGGGGCGGGGCAACCGCCTGCGTATCCTGCTCAGGCCCACGCCGGTGGAAGAGGCTTCCACCTACTGGCAGGCGGGAACCCAGGCTGCCCGGCTGGCGGCCTACTACGAGGTGAGCGCCGCCCTGATCGAGCCGGACGAGCCGCGCGTTCGACGCAACCGGGTGTTGAGCGTCGGCGTGCACACCTTCCTGCGCGGCCTGCCGGTCATCGACCGGACGAGCAACAGGGTCAGTTTCACTCTGCCCGAGGAAAGCGCTCCCCGTGAACTGGAATTCTCCCCCGCCGAAGTCCCCTTTGGGGGGATCTTCGAGATAGCGGGATCAGAGCTTAAGGGAGATTTCACCAGGCTTCTGATCAACCACCGCGACTTCGTTGATCCGGTGGAGGCGGACGCCTCATGGAACCTGACCAGCAACGGTTCCCTGCTCACCGCCACAGCCCGTCCCCAGGCCGGCAGCCAGGCGATCCTCCCCGGACTCTACGGGGTCACCGTCCGCACCACCGTCCGGCGCACCCTGCCCGACGCCAGCCGGCGCGACTTCGATAGCGACTCCAACGAGTTTCCGCTTGCCATCGTTCCCCCTATCCTTGATGTCCAGTTCTCCGCCGGAGTCGGCATCATCAGGGTTGACGGCTTCGACCCGTCGGCCATCAACGGAGCCGAACTGATGCTTTTCATCGGCTCCGACCGCATGGAGCGCGTGACAGGGTCACCAGGTCCGGGCCAGTTCCTCGCCTCACCACCGGACAGGATCAGTTTCCGTCTTCCCCCTGGCGTTCTTCCCGGCAGCTGGATCCCGCTACGCCTGATCGTCCGCTCCAGCGAATCCGCGCCGCTGTGGGTCCTGGCGCCATGA
- a CDS encoding phage tail protein gives MAQFPVNTHRFDPYKNMKFRIKWDGRYVAGVSKISALKRSTEVVTHREGGDPSTSRHSPSLWKFEPITLERGLTHDPEFEAWANLVYSTQGDMAISLKNFRKDLIIELLNEQGKVAKAYKVYRCWVSEYQGLPELDANGHAIAIEHMVVQNEGWERDTDVPEPTET, from the coding sequence ATGGCTCAGTTTCCCGTCAATACGCACCGTTTCGATCCCTACAAGAACATGAAGTTCCGGATCAAGTGGGATGGCCGCTATGTGGCCGGCGTCTCCAAGATCTCGGCCCTGAAGCGCTCCACCGAGGTGGTCACTCACCGCGAGGGGGGTGACCCCAGCACCTCGCGCCACTCCCCCTCGCTCTGGAAATTCGAGCCGATCACCCTGGAACGCGGCCTGACCCATGACCCGGAGTTCGAGGCCTGGGCCAACCTGGTCTATTCCACCCAGGGGGATATGGCCATCTCCCTGAAGAACTTCCGCAAGGACCTGATCATCGAACTGCTCAACGAGCAGGGCAAGGTGGCCAAGGCCTACAAGGTCTATCGCTGCTGGGTCTCGGAGTATCAGGGGCTGCCGGAACTGGACGCTAACGGCCACGCCATCGCCATCGAGCACATGGTGGTGCAGAACGAGGGGTGGGAGCGCGACACCGATGTGCCCGAACCGACCGAGACATGA